A window from Rana temporaria chromosome 8, aRanTem1.1, whole genome shotgun sequence encodes these proteins:
- the LOC120910057 gene encoding zinc finger protein 37-like, giving the protein MGDQQPTEKVEMTTKNKLGQSAFDIGTDGRYFGNISERPISISGLKLEDNGIVEHFPGMNPITQSPYPLERSMDPSTSEEPSGGSHVVPSDIRLSSHSSATSMDPSNPEKLSERSHTGTPDLHLRSRSMAPSTGPSNAKKSSERSHTGTPDLDLDSQRMDTSTGPSNPKKSSERSHTGTPDIHLRSRSMDTSTGPSNPKKSSERSHTVTPDLDLDSQRMDTSTDPSNPEKSSHTSLTVTPNVHLRSQNTDRSADPSQPRTSSDNSHTVTPDQHLRSQSAERSTNPPNPKESSASHKAVPSSESVMSCLGCGKTFTMQSELLLHLRSHTSVTYTCSECGKPFSEKSELRSHQKIHTGEKASSQSGESPMSCLGCGKSFTTRPELLAHLRSHTKVTYTCSECGKSFTEKSELLAHQKSHNPYSCTECGKSFTLKGDFTRHQRVHTGERPFSCTECGKSFTQKANLVIHQRIHTGERPFKCSECEKCFPDKGKLTAHQRVHTGERPYSCSECGKCFDQKGKLIRHQRSHTGERPYSCAECGKCFTLKSNLNTHQKTHAR; this is encoded by the exons ATGGGTGATCAGCAGCCTACGGAGAAGGTGGAGATGACTACGAAAAATAAACTGGGGCAATCTGCTTTTGATATCGGCACAG ATGGACGCTATTTCGGGAATATCTCAGAAAGACCTATTTCAATATCTGGACTTAAATTGGAAGATAATGGCATCGTAGAACATTTTCCAGGAATGAATCCCATTACTCAGAGTCCTTACCCTTTGGAGAGATCAATGGATCCTTCTACTTCTGAAGAGCCTTCTGGTGGATCACATGTTGTTCCTTCAGATATACGTCTGAGCTCTCACAGTTCAGCTACATCAATGGATCCCTCAAATCCAGAGAAGTTATCTGAGCGATCCCATACTGGTACTCCAGATCTACATCTGAGGTCTCGGAGTATGGCTCCATCAACAGGTCCATCTAATGCTAAGAAGTCCTCTGAGCGATCCCATACTGGTACTCCAGATCTAGATCTAGACTCTCAACGTATGGATACATCAACAGGTCCATCTAATCCCAAGAAGTCCTCTGAGCGATCCCATACTGGTACTCCTGATATACATCTGAGGTCTCGGAGTATGGATACATCAACAGGTCCATCTAATCCCAAGAAGTCCTCTGAGCGATCCCATACTGTTACTCCAGATCTAGATCTAGACTCTCAACGTATGGATACATCAACAGATCCATCCAATCCCGAGAAATCTTCCCATACATCACTTACTGTTACTCCAAACGTACATCTGAGATCTCAGAATACGGACAGATCAGCAGATCCCTCCCAACCCAGGACATCATCAGATAACTCACATACTGTTACTCCAGACCAACATCTCAGATCTCAGAGTGCGGAGAGGTCAACCAATCCACCAAATCCCAAGGAATCTTCCGCAAGCCACAAAGCAGTTCCCTCAAGCGAGAGTGTGATGTCGTGTTTGGGGTGCGGGAAAACGTTCACAATGCAATCCGAACTTCTTCTTCATCTTCGATCTCACACCAGCGTGACCTATACctgttcggagtgcgggaaacCTTTCAGCGAGAAAAGCGAACTTCGCTCTCATCAGAaaattcacacgggggagaaagcTTCTTCTCAATCAGGCGAGAGTCCAATGTCGTGTTTGgggtgcgggaaatctttcacgaCGAGACCCGAACTTCTTGCGCATCTCAGGTCTCACACCAAAGTGACCTAcacgtgttcagagtgcgggaaatcttttacCGAGAAGAGCGAGCTTCTTGCGCACCAGAAAAGTCACAATCCTTATTCGTGTACcgagtgtgggaaatctttcactctgaAAGGAGACTTTACCAGGCATCAGAGAGTTCACACCGGGGAGCGCCCTTTTTCTTGtacagagtgcgggaaaagtttcacCCAAAAAGCAAACCTTGttatacaccagagaattcacacgggcgagCGCCCTTTTAAATGTTCggagtgcgagaaatgttttcCCGACAAGGGAAAGCTTACGGCACACCAGAgagttcacacaggtgagcggccttattcgtgttcagagtgcgggaagtgCTTCGACCAGAAAGGGAAACTTATTcgacaccagagaagtcacacgggAGAACGGCCTTATTCATgtgcagagtgcgggaaatgttttacacttAAAAGCAATCTAAATACACATCAGAAAACTCACGCCCGTTGA